The Candidatus Methylomirabilota bacterium genome contains the following window.
GACGTCGAGCCCGGCGGCGAGGATCTGTCCCGACGTGAGCGCCCCGTGGAGGGCCTTCTCGTCCACGACGGGGCCGCGGCACGTGTTGATGAACACGGCGCTCGGCTTCATCATCGCGAACTGGTCGCGGCCCATCATGCCGCGCGTCCGGTCGGTCAGCGGGACGTGCAGGCTCACGACGTCGGACGTGCGGAGGAGCTCCGGGAGGAGCGCGAACCGGACGCCGAGCGCGTCCTCCTGGTCTTCGCGGAGCCGCACGATGTCGTAGTACCGGACCTGCATGTCGAAGGCCTGGGCCCGGCGCGCCACCTTCTTGCCGATGTTGCCGAGGCCCACGATGCCGAGGGTCTTGCCGTGGAGCTCGAAGAGACGCGGCGACGAGAAGTCTCCCACCCGCCACTTGCCCGCCGCGACGTTATTGTGGTGCCAGACGAGCTTCTTGGCGACCGCGAGCATGAGCATGATCGTGTGCTCGGCGACCGCGATCGAGTTGGCGCCGCCGTTGTTGCAGACGGGCACCTTCGCCTTCCGGGCGGCCTCGATGTCCACGCGGTCGTAGCCGGCGCTGACGAGCTGGACCAGCTTGAGCCGGGGCGACGCGCGGTAGAAGTCGTTGCCGAGGTTCGTGCGGGCGAACCCCACGAGAAACTCCGCGTCCTCCATGGCGTCGAAGAACTCGGGCAGCGTCTGGTCCACGGCCTGGAGCTGATAGCCCGCCGGCAAGAGCGAGCGGGCCGTCTCGACCAGCGGCGCGGGGAGCTTGGGTGAGAGAACGATCTTGATTGCCACGGGCGCTCCTTTGGTGGAAGATTTCAAGCCGACATGAAGATTCTATATACACCCGTTCTGATCGTTCCGTCGCTCGAACCCGCGGACCGCGCCCGGATCCTCGAGGCGGCCGGTCCCGGGGCCGCCCTGGTCGGCGCGAAGGACGCCGCCGCCCAGCGCCGCGAGATCGTCGACACGGACATCCTGTTCGGCCGCGTCGCGCCGGAGATCTACGTCCTCAACCGCCGTCTCAGGTACTACCACTCGATCGGCGCCGGCGTGGACGCGGTCCTCTGCCCGGAGCTGATCGAGAGCGACGTCCCCCTGGCGAGCGAGAAAGGGGGCGTCGGCATCCACCTGGCGGAGCACGCCTTCGCGCTCCTCCTCGGCCTGACCCGCGGCGTCCACACGGCCCTCCGGCGGCCCGACTACTCGCTGCGGGAGCCGATCAGGCACGAGCAGCGCGAGCTCTACGAGCTCACGCTGGGGATCGTCGGCCTCGGCGGCACGGGACGCGCGGTCGCGCGCCGGGCGCTCGGCTTCGGCATGCGCGTGCTCGCGGTGGACATCGAGGACGTGCCCCCCGAGCCCGGCGTCGAGGCCGTCTGGAAGCCCGACCGCCTCGGGGAGCTCCTCGGCCTCTCCGACGTCGTCGTGATCGGCCTGCCGCTCACGAAGGCGACCCATCACCTCTTCACGCGCGACCTCTTCCGCCGGATGAAGCCGAGCGCGATCCTCATCAACGTCACGCGGGGCGCGATCGTCTACGGCGACGACCTGGTCGCCGCGCTGAAGGACGGGCTCATCTGGGGCGCGGGGCTCGACGTGACCGACCCGGAGCCGCTCCCGCCCGGCCACCCGCTCTGGACGCACCCCCGCGTGATCGTCACGCCGCACACCGCGGGCGGCTCGCCGCGGCGCGCGGGGCGCGTGATCGACACCTTCTGCGAGAACCTCCGGCGGCTGCGCGACGGCCGGCCGCTCCTGGCCCTGATCGACAAACACAAGGGGTATTGACCATGAAGGGCGTCGTCTTCCTCGGCAACCGGAAACTCGAGCTGCGCGAGTTCCCCGACCCGACGCCGGGGCCGGGAGAGGTCGTGCTCGCGATCAAGGCGTCGGGCATGTGCGGGAGCGACCTCCACCCCTACCGCGCCGCGGGCAACGCCGCGGCGGCGCTCGGCCTCGGCGGCCAGGGCGGGCCCGTCATCGCGGGCCACGAGCCCTGCGGCGTCGTCGCCGCGCGCGGGCCCGGCGTCGCCCCCGAGGAGGCGCCGGAGGGCCAGCGCGTGATGAACCACCACTACAAGGGCTGCGGCCTCTGCAAGCACTGCCGCGCCGGCTGGTCGCAGCTCTGCCGGAGCGGGATCGTCGTCTACGGGATGACGGGCCACGGCGGGCACGCGTCCTACATGAAGATCCCCGCGCGCACGCTCGTGCCCCTGCCCGACGAGCTCTCGTTCGAGGAGGGCGCGGCGATCTCGTGCGGCACGGGCACGGCCTACGGCGCGTTGAAGCGCCTCGACGTCTCGGGGCGCGACACGCTCGCGGTCTTCGGCCAGGGGCCCGTGGGGCTCTCCGCGACGCTGCTCGGCAAGGCGATGGGCGCGCGCGTCATCGCGGTGGACATCGCCCCCGAGCGTCTCAAGCTCGCGACCGAGTTCGGCGCCGACGCGACCGTGAACGCGAAGGCGGTCGATCCCGTCAAGGCGATCCGCGAGCTCACCCGCGGCGAGGGCGTCGAGACCGCGATGGACTGCACCGGCAACCCGGACGCGCGTGTGGCCGCCGTGCGGTGCGCGGCGACGTGGGGGCGCGTCGCGTTCGTCGGCGAGGGCAACACGACCACGTTCGACATCAGCCAGGACATGATCCGGAGGCAGCTCACGATCCACGCCTCGTGGACCTTCTCGAGCGTCGGCCAGGGCGAGTGCGCCCGCTTCATCGCGGACCGCCGCATCCCGCTCGCGAAGCTCATCACGCATCGCTTCACGCTCGAGCAGGCGGACGAGGCCTACCGCCTCTTCGACACGCAGACCACCGGCAAGGGGGTATTCGCACCATGACGACGCACAATCGGCGCAAGTTCCTCACGTCCGCCGCCGGCACGGTCGTCGCCGCGGGGCTCGCGGGCCGGGCCGCCACGGCGCTGGCCCAGGCGACGGCCAGGAAGATCAAACCCGCCGCGACCGACGTGCTCCTGGTCGTTGACGTCCAGAACTGCTTCGTCCCGGGCGGCACGTTGCCCGTCAAGGAGGGGGATCAGATCGTCCCGCTGATCAACCGGATCGCGGCGGCCTTCCAGCACGTGGTCCTCACGCAGGACTGGCACACGCCGGGCCACGCCTCGTTCGCGTCCCAGTACCCCGGGAAGAAGCCCTTCGAGACGATCAGCCTCGCGTACGGCACTCAGGTGCTCTGGCCTGACCACTGCGTGCAGGGCACGCCGGACTCCGACCTCCACAAGGACCTGAAGATCCCCCACGCCGAGCTGATCATCCGGAAGGGCTACCGGAAGCAGATCGACTCGTACTCGGCCTTCTTCGAGGCGGATGGCAAGACGCCGACGGGTCTCGTCGGCTACCTCCGCGAGCGCGGCCTCACGCGGGTGTTCCTCACGGGCCTCGCCACGGACTTCTGCGTCGCGTGGTCGGCGTTGGACGCGCGCAAGGCTGGTTTCGAGGCTCTCGTCATCGAAGACGCGACGCGCGGCATCGACGCCGGAGGGTCGCTCGCGAAGGCGTGGCAGGACATGCTCGGCGCGGGCGTCAAGCGCATCCAGTCCACGGACCTCGACATCTGACCGTCTGGGGGCTCGTCGCGTGACGCAGACCTCCGCGTGCTGATCCGCGGCGGGACGGTCATCGACTCCGCGCAGAACCTGCACGCCGTGCGCGACGTCAGGATCCGCGGCCGCAGCGTGGCGGCGCTCGGCGACGGCCTGGCGCCGGCCCCGGGCGAGGAGGTCGTGGACGCGCGCGGGCTCCTCGTCGTCCCCGGGCTCATCGACCTCCACGTCCACGTCTTCTACGGCGCCTCCCACTACGGCATCGAGCCCGATCCCCACTGTCTCGCGACCGGGACGACGACCGTCGTGGACGCGGGCTCGGCGGGCGCCCTCACCTTCGCCGCCTTCCGCAAGTACGTCATCGAGGTGTCGCAGACGCGGATCCTCCCGTTCCTCAACATCGGCGCGACCGGGATGCTCAGCGCCGAGGTGGGCGAGCTGGAGGAGATCCGCTTCATCGACATGACGAAGGCGCTTCAGACGATCGAGGCCCATCGCGACCTGATCCGCGGCGTGAAGGTGCGCCTCTCGCGGCAGCAGGCGGGCGCCAACGCCCGGATCGGGCTCACGATCGCCCTCGAGACCGCCGCGGCGGCACGGCTCCCGCTCATGGTCCACGTCGGCGACACGCCGATCAGCCTCGACGAGATCCTGCGCGAGCTGCGTCCGGGCGACGTTCTCACCCACTGCTTCCACGGCCGCGCGGAGGGCGTCCTCGACGAGCGCGGCCGCGTGCGCGCAGA
Protein-coding sequences here:
- a CDS encoding D-2-hydroxyacid dehydrogenase — its product is MKILYTPVLIVPSLEPADRARILEAAGPGAALVGAKDAAAQRREIVDTDILFGRVAPEIYVLNRRLRYYHSIGAGVDAVLCPELIESDVPLASEKGGVGIHLAEHAFALLLGLTRGVHTALRRPDYSLREPIRHEQRELYELTLGIVGLGGTGRAVARRALGFGMRVLAVDIEDVPPEPGVEAVWKPDRLGELLGLSDVVVIGLPLTKATHHLFTRDLFRRMKPSAILINVTRGAIVYGDDLVAALKDGLIWGAGLDVTDPEPLPPGHPLWTHPRVIVTPHTAGGSPRRAGRVIDTFCENLRRLRDGRPLLALIDKHKGY
- the pncA gene encoding bifunctional nicotinamidase/pyrazinamidase — encoded protein: MTTHNRRKFLTSAAGTVVAAGLAGRAATALAQATARKIKPAATDVLLVVDVQNCFVPGGTLPVKEGDQIVPLINRIAAAFQHVVLTQDWHTPGHASFASQYPGKKPFETISLAYGTQVLWPDHCVQGTPDSDLHKDLKIPHAELIIRKGYRKQIDSYSAFFEADGKTPTGLVGYLRERGLTRVFLTGLATDFCVAWSALDARKAGFEALVIEDATRGIDAGGSLAKAWQDMLGAGVKRIQSTDLDI
- a CDS encoding amidohydrolase/deacetylase family metallohydrolase, whose translation is MLIRGGTVIDSAQNLHAVRDVRIRGRSVAALGDGLAPAPGEEVVDARGLLVVPGLIDLHVHVFYGASHYGIEPDPHCLATGTTTVVDAGSAGALTFAAFRKYVIEVSQTRILPFLNIGATGMLSAEVGELEEIRFIDMTKALQTIEAHRDLIRGVKVRLSRQQAGANARIGLTIALETAAAARLPLMVHVGDTPISLDEILRELRPGDVLTHCFHGRAEGVLDERGRVRAEARRAVGRGVGFDVGHGVGSFSFAVARKALAQDLRPATISSDLHVYNVHGPVFDLATTMSKFLALGLSLDEVVAMTTAAPARALGALGELGTLAPGAAGDATLLRLDEGEFGLADAKGETLTA
- a CDS encoding 2-hydroxyacid dehydrogenase, encoding MAIKIVLSPKLPAPLVETARSLLPAGYQLQAVDQTLPEFFDAMEDAEFLVGFARTNLGNDFYRASPRLKLVQLVSAGYDRVDIEAARKAKVPVCNNGGANSIAVAEHTIMLMLAVAKKLVWHHNNVAAGKWRVGDFSSPRLFELHGKTLGIVGLGNIGKKVARRAQAFDMQVRYYDIVRLREDQEDALGVRFALLPELLRTSDVVSLHVPLTDRTRGMMGRDQFAMMKPSAVFINTCRGPVVDEKALHGALTSGQILAAGLDVLLEEPPAKDHPLFKLENVTLTPHMAGPTWENWSRAFRNAFDNIQRVAAGDKPLWVIPELQELAR
- a CDS encoding zinc-binding dehydrogenase produces the protein MKGVVFLGNRKLELREFPDPTPGPGEVVLAIKASGMCGSDLHPYRAAGNAAAALGLGGQGGPVIAGHEPCGVVAARGPGVAPEEAPEGQRVMNHHYKGCGLCKHCRAGWSQLCRSGIVVYGMTGHGGHASYMKIPARTLVPLPDELSFEEGAAISCGTGTAYGALKRLDVSGRDTLAVFGQGPVGLSATLLGKAMGARVIAVDIAPERLKLATEFGADATVNAKAVDPVKAIRELTRGEGVETAMDCTGNPDARVAAVRCAATWGRVAFVGEGNTTTFDISQDMIRRQLTIHASWTFSSVGQGECARFIADRRIPLAKLITHRFTLEQADEAYRLFDTQTTGKGVFAP